Proteins co-encoded in one Acidobacteriota bacterium genomic window:
- a CDS encoding dihydrofolate reductase family protein, whose amino-acid sequence MSKVVVQAFGMSLDGFSAGPDQSLEAPLGTTGPEIMDWFFPTKTFISQHGGGDGGETGIDDGFAAESMAGKGAWILGRNMFGPIRGPWLDDEWKGWWGDEPPYHVPAFVLTNHPRDPLVMKGGTTFHFVTDGIHSALEQAKAAAGDKDIRIGGGPATLRQYMQARLIDELHIAVRPIILGRGEPLFTGLDLRELGYKVDKYVPGERAVHVFVKRLLAEK is encoded by the coding sequence ATGTCAAAAGTAGTGGTTCAGGCATTTGGAATGTCGCTCGACGGTTTTTCGGCCGGGCCGGATCAGAGTCTGGAGGCACCGCTCGGAACGACCGGGCCCGAGATCATGGATTGGTTTTTTCCAACGAAAACATTCATCAGCCAGCACGGCGGTGGAGACGGCGGCGAGACGGGGATCGATGACGGCTTTGCGGCAGAGTCGATGGCTGGCAAAGGTGCGTGGATACTTGGGCGTAATATGTTCGGGCCGATCCGCGGCCCTTGGCTCGACGATGAGTGGAAGGGTTGGTGGGGCGACGAACCGCCTTATCATGTTCCTGCCTTTGTGCTGACGAATCACCCTCGTGATCCGCTCGTGATGAAAGGCGGCACAACGTTCCACTTCGTCACGGACGGCATTCATTCGGCTCTCGAACAGGCTAAGGCCGCAGCGGGCGACAAAGACATCCGCATCGGCGGCGGCCCCGCAACCCTCCGCCAATATATGCAGGCACGCCTGATCGACGAACTCCACATCGCCGTCCGTCCAATAATCCTGGGCCGCGGCGAACCGCTCTTCACCGGCCTCGACCTTCGCGAACTCGGCTACAAGGTCGACAAATATGTTCCCGGCGAGCGGGCTGTGCACGTATTCGTAAAGAGACTATTGGCTGAAAAATAA